Below is a window of Candidatus Methanosuratincola sp. DNA.
AGAGGGCTTTCGAAACGCTTGGCGCTTTCGATATTGTCGCCGAGTTTGAGTTCAAGAATCTGGAAAAGCTTGGGGTTGCAGTCTACGAGATAGCGAAGATAGATGGCGTTCTGTCGACTGAAACGCTGATCGAAACTCTCCTGTGAGGTC
It encodes the following:
- a CDS encoding Lrp/AsnC ligand binding domain-containing protein yields the protein MPLACVLVHCKPGRDPYALEKIKEMKDVKRAFETLGAFDIVAEFEFKNLEKLGVAVYEIAKIDGVLSTETLIETLL